The Solanum lycopersicum chromosome 2, SLM_r2.1 DNA window AAGGGAGAGATTGTTATCGGTTTCAAGTATTGGTTTTGATGATGATAAATATTCTAACAGGTGAGAAACTATTATTTTTCCTCAAATTATGGCTTGCAGCACATAGGCATTTTGATTGGAGAGTTTTTGGCTAAAAACATTCTTTTAAGttatatcacaaaattaaaCTAGATTCTTAATGTATCATTCTTAGCAGAAAACATCATTCAAGTACTTAAAAGGAAATAATTTTCAtccttatattaaatattgcTAAAAAACTAAAGGATCTTATAAAAACACGATTAGTTCATGTGACTATCAACAAaagttttttatataatttcattatttgctaTAAGaagtttttaagaaaatattaaaaatcttagaaaccattaattattgaaacaaaaaaaatatttgaagggTGTGAGGATACATGATCTGgtctttttctcatttaataACGTAAAGAAGTTAAAGTTTAATTATCTTTACctttttcaaagtcaaattgtatttagattaataaatttttgGATCAATCACATATTGAAGTAATCAAAATATTGATTCTGTCTcgcatttaaattttattctacATTATTAGAAGCGGAATTCTCCAACAAACGCCGCTTCTAGCATATTTAATTGAGAAGAAACATATTCAGCTAATAATacttttaatatcaaattacatgaaaaataaattaaataaaagtcaaattaaaagatattgCATAATGCAAAACTCAATTACGAAAAAGTTCACGATAGTATTTTTGATGTATCCAAGAATAATAATGCTTTATTTTTGTGGTATTTGTTAGTTTTCTAATAAATTCAAGTATAAGGATGAAATTTGTTCACTTTTAAATACTTGAAGGATGTATGTTAAGTTTTGGGTATAGATTAAGGATGATTTTAGCCAAAAACTCAATGATGGTGTTAACATTTTGGGTTATGattctctttcttttgttctttgCATGCGCATTATCTAATGCataaaacatcaaaatttcTTCGTTAAAATTATAAGAAGAGGCTCAATTGTACAGATCTTTTGAGCAATCACAGAATTTAACTGTAGCTTTCTTCACTTATATATATCCTCTTATTTAACTAAGTCTTCCCATTTGCAGTACTGTCCACCGGCCAATGCACGATAATACCTATCTCTGCAGTAAACTGGCCTTCCATCAGCTGCTTCAGCGGCAGCTTTTGCTAGATCATCGTCCTCCTTGACTTCCAGTGGCAAGCGCAACAGTTCTTCTTTCCTTTAATTACATAGCGAAACAACGTAAGCTCATGAAATTTTATAGTATTGTACTTCTTAAGTTTTCAATAGAATTACCTGATGCCTAGTTTATTTGTGCTGTTTGTTGAGGTGGAACTCAATGAGTTCTCGTTTGTTGTGAAAGTATTGCGGAAAAAATCTTCTACTGGTGTTGCAAATATGAATAATGAGACTGCTGCAACAAGCAAAGCCCCTGTTCCAACTAGCGTTTGCTTCAGCATTTTAATGACTGGTTTCACCTAGGTAAATAAATTCTTTCAGCTTTGTCAAGCTCGTAATAGGAAAGATCTACTCTATTGACAGTTAGAATATGATGTAACCAGCTGATGAATTTTATAGATCAATCTGGTACCTTATAAGATCCCAACAGCCTATCCCGAGCTAAGATCTGCAAGGAATAATCACATTAAATGTCATACGTGCAACATCATTACAGACTTTTAGAGCTTGGATTCTGATAAATTTTTCAAGAAGTGCAGGTGGCTATAGACTTTTAGAGCATGAATTATTACAAGTGCGGAACTAATATTAGCTTCATGTATAGACGTTGTTCCATCATGTAGTGTTATTGTAAAAGATAATGCTATTACTTTCTAGAAGATCTGTTGCTCAAAGTTTCACGGAAAGATAACTACATTTCTATACCATGAAAAGTAAGAACCTATTTTATTGAAATCTTTAGTATAGCTGTTTGTGCTAAGAAGAAAAGGGTATTGTGCAAGGACTGATGATTTAACCAACACAAGGAAGTACAACTTATTGCTTTCACATGTAGCTTCATTTCCCGCGTTTTATTTGTGATACCAAATTTTAAGTCCATTTCATGCTATATTGGACCATTTTCACCTCACTGTTAGTCGTTAGGGCTCTGGGCGCTTGCTCTTATCTATTATGTGATACAATTCTTGTCAAGCAATATTACACCATTTCCCCCTTGTTGCTAGCTATGTATTCTTCATATCCATGAGCACTTGTTAGATTCAGTTTGTCAATGATTAAAGTTCATATTGTTAACCttctttttttaacaaaagagTTCAACTTGACTTACTTTACTTAGATGTGCTTGATGTAACTAGTATAAATGACCTATTTTAGTGAACTGGATTGAAGCTAATTTATCCATTTTGAAGCTGGCAATATTTTCCTACTGTGGGAATGAGGAGGAACAGAGGAAGCAAAGAGAAAGAACCTGTTAAATAAGTATGCAAAGGAAAGACCACTAACCTCTGGGGGCTTCACCCACATCTGCCCATCATACCATCCAGTCTCTTCATAAGGTATAACTGCTGATAAAAGCCTATCTCCAACATAGCTCCATCCCTATTGTGGTCATTGTCAGGAATTAGAATGTTACGTAGAATATTAGAGAAGTTAAGTTCTCAAATTATCTATCTCCAGCGGAGCTCCTATCCCTATTATGGTCATTGATTGAATGTGATCTAAATGATTTGACCAAAAAATTGAAGTCCTGCAATTGAAGAACTTTACCAGATAAATTCTTAGGACAATCAGTGCAACAAGAAAAAGAGTCCCCGTACTTGCAGCCAGGAGAAATCTTAAAGGATCCTGCAGGAGGATTATGAAAAATTGAATGTCAATGATTGTGAggattctttgattttatttttgacttagaaataaatgaagaaagaaaacgAAAGCTCTTTGTTTACTATTGACACTTGAGTAATCACTTTGGAACTCTCCTGAGAGAAAGAACTTGCACAAAGTTAACAATTTACCTTTGAAGGATTGAAGCTTGCAGCAGCAATAGGTACTCCCAAAACTGCGAAAGTGACTAACCAAAGTCCCCCGAGACGTAGGAAGAAGGCCCCTGGACCCAGTTCTGCCCAAGAGTATAAAGTTTCATCTTTCAGAGATGAGTACTCATTCACCTGGTAAAAAGCACTAGCTTAGTTAATACTTTAAATTGCTCACCCATCTCCATATCAAGTCCTCCGTCCTTATGGAACTTCAGAAATTTAGTACATGTTGAAAAGTAATTTACTGAGTCAGTTTTATCATTTCAATAATCCTATAACCTGCATTAGAAGTTTATCGTATAATGGCATGTCTCATCTGTGCAGATCTTGTGGCCTTCTCAGGActagttttaagttttttacACTGAGAGTGTAAGAATATTTACAGAACCAGGTCAGTTATAGGGAGATTGCAAACCAATCTCTATGATTAAGCTAAAGAAAAGTTCTATCACAAGTGGGACAATAAGAACAGCATATAAAATCTTTACACTATCAGAGTAATAGTGTATAAATCTAAACTAGTATGTGAACTGAGATGAGTCTTTTCTATTGATTTCTGCAGATTGGATCAAATGGATGAGGCCAGGAATGAATACAAAGAATTGAGAACATACCGGCCTTTGTTCAAATGGCACCTCAATTTCCAAGCCTGGGTCCCAACTACGACCACCTAATCCACTGCCATTCGTGCCACCGTTCATCCCATCTTTCAGGGCTTTAACTCGAATGTTCCTCCGACATACAATCGTTGCTTTGTTCGATAAAATGATCCACGAGCGGCAGCTTTTGTTGACTTCTATCGGACTAGAAACTATGGAGCCATATAAATTTAGCCTTAGCATTTGTGAATTTTCTTGCAACCATAGAATTCAGAAGAAAAAGTAGCTAGAtagaagttcttttttttttttgaccaTGCATCATACGTGATGGAAAATTATCAGTAGTTGAATATTCTCTGTTATCTCCCCCAAAAATGACGATCTTTATAATTTCTTATCTTTGTCCAATTAGAATCAGCCAACTGAGAGCTGCTCTTTTGGATTGTGTGTGTTCGACCACCAGTTTAAACGTTGTGGTCCACTTATGTGGCTCCTACATAGGATTATCTTGAATTATAGAttgtaaataaatatgaagCATTTTTTGTGGTACTCAAAGCAAATTCGTGGGTAACTTGTGTTGCAACGTGGAAAGATTATCCTTGCACACCACTGTTACCTTCATTTCTCATTGTTCCACGAGTTCTTTTGTGCTCTCTCTGATTCCTATTTGAAAAACAATACtaacttaattttgttttaaacttAGACAAATAATTTGGGATGATAAAAAGAcgaaaattatttttggaatgAAGGGAGTATAAAAGTCTTAAATTAGAAGGTTAGGTTGGATCAAGTTAAAGTCATACCACAATTGCTTTTATGATTTGAAGATTGAAGGTTCCAAGAGGACCAAGACATGATTTATTCCAAAATAGACTTGAACTACTCaaacatatgaaattattaatattctatttagTGGGAAGACGTTGAGATCATTTGGGAATGAAAGTTTAGGTAAATATTCATCGAATTTATTCCATTTTTGTGTACTTCATAAAAACGTATAAAATTatggacaactttcacatatagcaaataaaaattttatatttgtatgctatagcaaagtttgcataattgcgctccatagcaaacatagaaactgtataattcgctatacatatatagttgaagcaaattgtattaaacgaagtgtataaaacaagaaagggAAAGACACTTTGGCAgaaaactgtataaaaacgaagtgtataaaacgaattgtattattataagtgtatagaaagattatatacaatttgaatttgtataaaataagaaagagagaaagacaaaagagacttgacaaggaatatacaattgaatcgaattgtataaacgagaaagagagaaattagatacaatttgaaaattgtataaaaggagaaagagagaaaggcaaaagaaactaggcaggggagtattttttattatataattataagtgtataggacgaaaatatatgtacttgcatgtgtatatacaattttctcacgctttatacaaacagaaacgcagCTTATACATTTCTCTTCTGTTTGTACaggtgagaaaggcgagggtggcgagcgagatctggaagaggggagagaagggaacaaaatatatgtatttatacaattttctctgttttatacaattagaaacaatttttatacacttgtgtttgtataaaaagtgaagAAGCGAGCAcgagagtggcaagcgagatatttgggagagaggcgcctgacaattttttgcaaacgtttgctatggagcacaattaaatcaaaccctaactactctatttattttaggttattaatttgttattatatacaatttttcttaaaattattgaCATATTACTGTGAgataagaaatttgaaaaaatattatgttataacttttgaacGTTTTTTTAAGACATTTATTAACTTTTGATGAATAGTAAAATTGTTTAAAAGATGGCTGAATCAACACCATTACAGAAcatacatttaaataaaagcCTTAAAAATTATTACATATATAGCACCTCTTATTAACGTTTGATTAagtcaattttcaatttatctAGACTATTTAATACTTAACTTTCTATAAGATgaatattaattgtataataAGAATCCAAAGCTTCCAGTGGTGTTGGTTGTGCTGTTCTCAATATACTATTTTTGGGGTTCAATATTAATATCTTGTCCGAGTAGTCAAATAGGTGGACAAGAGTGTAAAAACTATTTGTGAGGTTAgtagtgaaaaaaaaataaaattgagatcTCAAAAAAGCTTTATTGATATTCTGAAAAAAATCTATATTTCAAAATCTGTTTGCCGAAGAGACAGGTCTCAATATAAAAGGATGGGGAAATGGAATGTGGCGTTTGTATACAAGGTAGTATGACAGATGGGTGTAAATAAAGAGTTTCTATGGGTGAAATGGTTATATGGATGTATATCAAAGCAGAAACTATTTGTAATGATAAAGGTACCATTAATAGCAGATAATATTgaatacaatattaatacaaaaatgaataattcaATCTTATAATTAGCCAAGAATATTCAATCACGAGcttgaaaaattgaaaacttaTAGAAGTAATCTGAAATTTTGTCTCAATGCCTAGCAAAGATGCATCACGTGCGTAGCCACACAAAAGAGATTGCtcacaaaggaaatattattgaATGTGAATATACAAGGTTGAAGATAGTAAATGTTGtttatgtaaagatataataatgaaaaaaataataaaatattttagattgtgaataaaaaatatcaaaggaATAGTGAAAAGGATAAAAATGTATTAAGATTCAAAAAGAGCAATTAGATGTAAGAAACTTTTGATAGAATTTATGTAAATGGAGTTGGTATTCTTTAGTTtgttaagtgatttttttgttaaaagcaAAATTTACCTtggttgtaaaaaaaaattgtataacaAGTTTATATCCAATTATGTAGAAAATAGATTGAAATGAAGCTAGAGTTACCATTAGATGTTAAAGATGAATTGTCTTTATATTcctttttataaagtaaatatgTTTGATaactgaaaaagaaagatgattgttttttttataaaaaaaatcaactaatatgatTAGAACTACAAccttgatattttaaaatactatgATATTCAAATGAGCCAATATACAAAAGTAGATATTctaacaaataatataaaaatataaaaaaattacagtaTCGTATTATATCCGAGGTAAAGTGTACAAGTCTTTGTTTATCATTGTCATAAgtcaaatatacaaaatttacgGAGTCTGGATTATGATTTTGCTGAAAGAGTTTCATTCCACTTGCACAGAACAGTAGCTTCTTGTCTAATGCATTGACAGAATTGATTTTGCCTACACGAATTATATTGGACTAACTAATTTAAAGAGACTTTTTACTGTTTTTTACTCCTATCTTATTTGTAGCTTGTAGAAGGAACATGACTATTACACATCAGCATAACAAGTACACCTATAATTAAGATCTCTTTTCACTTTGATTATCATAAAACACAtctcattttttaatttctaagcAAGAATGGTAGACACTTGTTGATCGACATTATCATTCCTTTTAATCTTCCTAAGTTGTTATTGTACTTTgactatctttttatttttttgttaatttcatTACACATCTTTGGTAAATTATGCACCCTCCACGCAAAGTTAATTCTTTACTATTTTTGATCTTATTGACGTGTTACTTTCTCTCTAGTTTTAAATTTCTGTCATTAAATCATATCACATTAAAAGTCAATCAAATTACTTTCAAACACAAATTAaagtttctatttttatttttcaaaagaatataatttttatcactatgaaatatataatattcgTTTTTATAGATTGCCAACTCATGTTTAATACTGTTCAAATTTCATTTACATCATCTTTAcgtaaaatctaaaatttatgGGAAGACCATAGTAGGCATAACAAGATTGgactatatagaaaaaatatatattatattatttttgcttAACACATAACAAATCATATTTAaactaaatcatatttaattGAACACATAAATTTCTTATAAAGTATTTAAATTAGactcttttaatttaaaatttatttcttttttgttgtagTCATTCTCATTAGTCtacaacatatattatttatttaattatatgcaATCATCTTAATAGGTCATAAAATTCCAAACATTTTTTACTAAAGGTTGGTGcctataattaaagaaaataacatagcTTATATGATtaacttaatcaattaatatgcGAATGAAGATACAtagaattttctttctttttaaataaatttaaaatgccAAATCAAAAGAtccaattaaaatttataatgtccaattgattcaattgaaacataatttaatttgaatacgTAAATGAGACACTCTGGCAAGGAACTGACTATATAAATTGCCTTACTATTTCTAGAATGAGAGTAATCAATACACATACATTTATTGActaatgtattttttcattccCTCTATATAAAAACTTTGGTAAATAAAATTGCTTGTGAAATTCCaataaattatctatttttatcatctcacaaatacaaataattagatTTAGAGAGCGATTGAATTAACtgaaaaattggttaaattaatttttaagttagtttttaacttttaaaataattgaaaaatataaaaataatctaaaataagttGGAAagtgtttgaaaattttaaaataagtcaaaattaacttaaaattagttgaaaactaaaaataaatctcACCTTGctattattttttgactttttttaaatttgaccttttatttttaacttaattttttttaacaaatccAAATAATCTCAATGCTCGAGTCGGAAATATAAATAagccacaaaaaaa harbors:
- the LOC101254550 gene encoding protein CONSERVED IN THE GREEN LINEAGE AND DIATOMS 27, chloroplastic — encoded protein: MLRLNLYGSIVSSPIEVNKSCRSWIILSNKATIVCRRNIRVKALKDGMNGGTNGSGLGGRSWDPGLEIEVPFEQRPVNEYSSLKDETLYSWAELGPGAFFLRLGGLWLVTFAVLGVPIAAASFNPSKDPLRFLLAASTGTLFLVALIVLRIYLGWSYVGDRLLSAVIPYEETGWYDGQMWVKPPEILARDRLLGSYKVKPVIKMLKQTLVGTGALLVAAVSLFIFATPVEDFFRNTFTTNENSLSSTSTNSTNKLGIRKEELLRLPLEVKEDDDLAKAAAEAADGRPVYCRDRYYRALAGGQYCKWEDLVK